A region from the Panicum hallii strain FIL2 chromosome 1, PHallii_v3.1, whole genome shotgun sequence genome encodes:
- the LOC112886917 gene encoding uncharacterized protein LOC112886917 — MEDDDDFTFPTVAAAREPEGQLGGPPVAPLLHQLPLPDLAAASSPLWPFAGSPKVTVTADGDGRRADEAGGDREERGAAADEEGMDLLWEGATATTAAPQSAGSGAVHAAEPEPPEPKPAPRRTEADGDDKRRAAAVADAERMDKLWESFNEELLLLRRPRTKPAADRNKDCYLCSYPPSDDADDSEDTSASSPAERRGYGCAPTMLRASSRAGGAGQFCGGSPRGGRRRGGGRGAAAGWALLLRLFRRLFAVDKATTVSRTHATIYVP; from the coding sequence atggaggacgacgacgacttCACCTTCCCaacggtcgccgccgcgcgggAGCCGGAAGGGCAGCTCGGAGGGCCGCCGGTGGCGCCCctgctccaccagctcccgctCCCCGACCTCGCCGCGGCGTCGTCCCCTCTCTGGCCGTTCGCGGGCTCTCCGAAGGTGACGGTGACCGCGGACGGAGACGGTCGCCGTGCCGACGAGGCGGGTGGCGACCGGGAGGAGCGCGGTGCCGCCGCTGACGAGGAGGGGATGGACCTCCTGTGGGAGGGCGCCACCGCCACAACGGCGGCGCCACAGTCAGCAGGGAGCGGCGCCGTGCATGCAGCAGAGCCAGAGCCGCCGGAGCCGAAgccggcgccgcgccgcacCGAGGCGGACGGAGACGACAAGCGGCGCGCCGCAGCCGTGGCCGACGCGGAGAGGATGGACAAGCTGTGGGAGAGCTTCAACGAGGAGCTCCTCCTCCTGCGGCGCCCCCGCACCAAGCCCGCCGCCGATCGCAACAAGGACTGCTATctctgcagctacccgccgtcGGACGACGCCGACGACTCCGAGGACACGTCCGCGTCGTCCCCCGCGGAGCGGCGCGGGTACGGGTGCGCGCCCACGATGCTGCGCGCCTCGTCGCGCGCCGGCGGGGCGGGCCAGTTCTGCGGCGGCAGCcctcgcggcgggcggcggcgcggcggaggccgcggggccgcggccgggtGGGCGCTGCTGCTCAGGCTGTTCCGGAGGCTCTTCGCCGTCGACAAGGCCACCACGGTGTCCCGCACCCACGCCACCATCTACGTGCCGTGA
- the LOC112886828 gene encoding protein disulfide isomerase-like 1-3: protein MATCSRIPFAFLVALLLLLSSSSTASAEEEAVLTLDAGNFSEVVAAHQFIVVEFYAPWCGHCKQLAPEYEKAASILSKHDPPVVLAKVDASDEKNKDLSGKYDVQGFPTIKILRSQGDNAQEYNGPRDADGIVEYLKKQVGPASVEIRSVEDATDLIGDKGVVVVGVFPAFGGSEYDNFMAVAEEMRNDYDFLHTLDGSILPRGDKAVKGPAVRLFKPFDELYADSQDFDKDTLEKFIEVSGFPTVVTFDTNPTNHKYLLKYFENDGTKAMLFLSFDDDRIEAFKSQFHEAAKQYGEKNISFLIGDVTDAQGAFQYFGLKESEVPLLFIQASTAKYIKPTVEPDQILPWLKEYSDGTLLPHVKSDPIPVVNDQPVNVVVADNLNDVVFNSGKNVLLEFYAPWCGHCQKLAPILDEVAVSLQNDEDVIIAKMDATTNDIPPDFAVEGYPTMYFYSSAGNLLSYEGGRTAEEIINFIKKNKGSKPGEGAVGDDAAETDAMEEQELALESVKDEL from the exons ATGGCAACCTGCTCGAGAATCCCCTTCGCCTTCCTCGtggcgctgctgctgcttctgtcgtcgtcgtcgacagccagcgcggaggaggaggcggtgctGACGCTGGACGCCGGCAACTTCtcggaggtggtggcggcgcaCCAGTTCATCGTCGTGGAGTTCTACGCCCCCTG GTGTGGCCACTGCAAGCAACTAGCTCCAGAG TACGAGAAGGCCGCGTCCATCCTGAGCAAACATGACCCACCAGTCGTTCTTGCCAAGGTCGACGCGAGCGATGAGAAGAACAAGGACCTCAGCGGCAAGTACGATGTGCAGGGGTTCCCCACCATCAAGATCTTGAGGAGCCAAGGCGACAATGCGCAAGAGTACAATGGCCCCAGGGACGCAGATGGCATAGTGGAGTACCTGAAGAAACAGGTCGGTCCGGCGTCTGTTGAGATCAGGTCGGTGGAGGATGCCACGGATCTGATCGGTGACAAGGGCGTGGTCGTT GTTGGAGTTTTCCCTGCGTTTGGTGGTAGCGAGTACGATAATTTCATGGCCGTGGCCGAGGAAATGAGAAATGACTATGACTTCCTCCACACATTGGATGGCAGTATTCTTCCACGAGGTGACAAGGCTGTCAAAGGACCTGCTGTTCGGCTCTTTAAACCATTCGATGAGCTCTATGCTGATTCTCAG GATTTTGACAAAGACACACTAGAAAAGTTTATCGAAGTTTCTGGTTTCCCAACTGTAGTTACCTTTGACACTAATCCAACAAACCACAAATACCTCCTCAAATACTTTGAGAATGATGGTACCAAA GCAATGCTTTTCCTGAGCTTCGATGATGACAGGATTGAGGCCTTTAAGAGTCAGTTTCATGAAGCTGCAAAGCAATATGGTGAGAAGAACATAAGTTTTCTGATCGGTGATGTTACTGACGCACAGGGTGCTTTCCAG TATTTTGGGCTCAAAGAAAGTGAAGTGCCCCTCCTCTTCATACAAGCATCTACTGCAAAATACATCAAACCCACTGTGGAGCCTGATCAAATCTTACCCTGGTTGAAAGAGTACTCA GATGGGACCTTATTACCACATGTTAAGTCAGATCCAATTCCAGTGGTCAACGACCAACCTGTTAATGTTGTCGTCGCCGATAATCTTAATGATGTGGTTTTCAACTCTGGCAAAAATG TGCTTCTTGAGTTTTATGCACCGTGGTGTGGCCATTGTCAAAAGCTGGCCCCAATCTTGGACGAAGTTGCAGTTTCATTGCAGAATGATGAAGATGTGATCATTGCAAAGATG GATGCTACCACAAACGACATACCACCAGATTTCGCAGTCGAGGGCTACCCAACCATGTATTTCTACTCATCTGCTGGAAACCTCCTATCATATGAAGGTGGAAGAACCGCTGAGGAGATCATCAATTTCATCAAGAAGAACAAGGGCTCCAAACCTGGTGAAGGTGCGGTAGGGGATGATGCAGCAGAGACAGACGCCATGGAGGAGCAAGAACTTGCACTAGAGTCTGTTAAAGACGAACTGTGA
- the LOC112879083 gene encoding GPN-loop GTPase QQT1: protein MVFGQVVIGPPGSGKTTYCNGMSQFLSLLGRKVAVVNLDPANDALPYECAINIEDLIKLSDVMAEHSLGPNGGLVYCMDYLEKNIDWLEGKLKPLIEDHYLLFDFPGQVELFFLHSNARSVINKLIKKLNLRLTAVHLIDAHLCCDPGKYVSALLLSLSTMLHLELPHINVLSKIDLIENYGNLAFNLDFYTDVQDLSYLQHHLEQDPRSAKYRKLTKELCDVIDDFGLVNFSTLDIQDKESVGNLVKLIDKSNGYIFSSIDSSAVEFSKIAAAPLDWDYYRTAAVQEKYMNDDEFVQQTSRMQ from the exons ATGGTCTTCGGGCAGGTGGTGATCGGCCCGCCGGGCTCCGGCAAGACCACCTACTGCAACGGCATGTCGCAGTTCCTCTCCCTCCTTGGCAG GAAAGTCGCAGTTGTGAATCTTGACCCTGCCAATGATGCGTTGCC ATATGAATGTGCTATAAACATCGAGGACCTCATAAAACTCAGTGATGTCATGGCTGAGCATTCACTTGGTCCAAATGGAG GGCTTGTTTATTGCATGGATTACTTGGAGAAGAATATTGACTGGCTTGAGGGAAAATTGAAGCCTCTTATTGAAG ATCACTATCTGTTATTTGATTTTCCGGGACAAGTTGAACTTTTCTTCCTtcactcaaatgcaagaagtgTTATTAATAAACTCATCAAAAAGCTAAACTTGAGG CTGACTGCTGTGCACCTCATTGATGCTCATTTATGCTGTGATCCTGGGAAGTATGTGAGTGCTTTGCTTCTTTCGCTGTCAACGATGCTACATTTGGAATTGCCACATATCAATGTCTTGTCAAAGATTGACCTCATTGAGAACTATGGAAATTTAG CATTCAACCTTGACTTCTACACTGATGTCCAAGATCTTTCATACCTGCAACATCATCTTGAGCAGGATCCTCGTTCTGCCAAGTACAG GAAACTGACTAAGGAGCTCTGTGATGTGATCGACGATTTTGGTTTAGTCAATTTTTCAACTTTGGATATCCAG GACAAGGAAAGTGTTGGCAATCTTGTGAAGTTGATTGACAAGAGCAATGGTTATATATTTTCTTCTATTGACAGTAGTGCTGTTGAGTTCAGCAAAATTGCGGCGGCGCCTCTTGATTGGGACTACTACAG AACAGCAGCGGTGCAGGAGAAGTACATGAATGATGATGAGTTCGTGCAACAGACAAGCAGGATGCAATGA
- the LOC112903462 gene encoding pentatricopeptide repeat-containing protein At2g13600-like, producing MRRLLPTISIHPPPPCATALPSAAAAGFAVPEVLSLLERAISTGDVPGFGRAAHALLVKTALTSHTLLSNRLVALYSVLPSPVAAIAAFHDLPHKNSHSYNTLLAALSRGPGTLPDALHLFDAMPADSRNIVSYNTVISSLAHHGRQQDALRLVARLARDRFLGPGLAIDRFTVVSVATACAGIGAARPLREIHGAVLVSGMALTIIMANAMVNAYSKVGRVDDARRVFDQVSFRDRITWTSMIAGCCQAKRLDKAVQVFDMMPDKDRIAWTALISGHEQNGEEDAALELFEQMLAEGVWPTPFALVSALGACSKLGLVTRGKELHCFILRQSIGTDPFNIFIYNALIDMYCKCGDMMAAVALFRRIPERDYISWNSMVTGFSHNGLGKQSLAIFEEMLVAGVRPTHVTFLAVLTACSHSGLVSDARLILESMEDHGLEPRAEHYAAYIDALGRNHKLEEATEFIKDLPSRIGPGTAGSWGALLGACRLHGNIELAEEVAEFLFQLEPGNSGRYVMLSNIYAAAGQWDDARRVRGLMKEKGLRKDQAYSWIEVRSAKHVFVAEDMSHCEADEIYEMLGKLLDHMRIAGDPTEHQLDLC from the coding sequence ATGCGCCGCCTTCTCCCAACAATCTCcatccacccgccgccgccatgcgcCACCGCGCTCCCttccgcggccgcggccggcttCGCCGTTCCGGAGGTGCTGTCCCTCCTGGAGCGGGCCATCTCCACGGGGGACGTGCCCGGCTTTGgccgcgccgcgcacgcgctcctCGTCAAGACGGCGCTCACCAGCCACACCCTCCTATCCAACCGCCTCGTCGCGCTCTACTCCGTGCTCCCGTCCCCTGTCGCCGCGATCGCCGCTTTCCACGACCTCCCGCACAAGAATTCGCACTCCTACAACACGCTACTCGCCGCGCTCTCGCGTGGGCCGGGCACCCTCCCCGACGCCCTCCACCTGTTCGATGCAATGCCGGCCGACTCACGCAACATTGTCTCCTACAACACCGTCATATCGTCGCTCGCGCACCACGGCAGGCAGCAAGACGCTCTCCGGCTGGTTGCCCGGCTCGCCAGGGACAGGTTTTTGGGGCCAGGATTGGCCATCGACCGTTTCACGGTGGTCAGCGTGGCGACCGCATGTGCGGGAATTGGAGCTGCGAGGCCGCTGCGGGAGATACACGGCGCGGTGCTGGTGTCGGGGATGGCGTTGACCATCATCATGGCCAACGCCATGGTGAACGCCTACAGCAAAGTTGGAAGGGTGGACGATGCAAGGCGGGTGTTTGATCAGGTCAGCTTCCGGGACAGAATCACTTGGACATCGATGATCGCTGGGTGCTGCCAAGCGAAGAGGCTTGATAAGGCAGTGCAGGTGTTCGATATGATGCCAGATAAAGATAGGATTGCATGGACAGCATTAATATCTGGGCATGAGCAGAATGGAGAGGAGGACGCTGCTCTCGAGCTGTTTGAACAGATGTTGGCTGAGGGGGTATGGCCAACGCCTTTTGCGTTGGTGTCAGCTTTGGGCGCATGTTCCAAACTTGGGCTTGTCACGCGGGGGAAGGAATTGCACTGCTTCATTTTGCGCCAGAGTATCGGTACAGACCCTTTCAACATTTTTATCTACAATGCTCTCATTGACATGTACTGCAAGTGTGGTGACATGATGGCGGCTGTGGCACTGTTTCGCCGAATTCCTGAGAGGGACTACATCTCTTGGAATTCGATGGTTACTGGGTTCTCACATAATGGTTTGGGAAAGCAGTCGCTAGCCATATTTGAGGAGATGCTGGTAGCTGGAGTTCGGCCAACCCATGTCACTTTTCTTGCTGTCCTCACGGCCTGCAGCCATTCTGGTCTAGTATCTGATGCACGTCTCATTCTTGAATCAATGGAGGACCATGGTCTTGAACCTAGGGCAGAACACTATGCTGCCTACATAGATGCTCTTGGTCGGAATCACAAGCTGGAAGAAGCAACTgagttcatcaaagatttgccATCCAGGATTGGTCCTGGTACAGCTGGGTCATGGGGAGCTCTCCTAGGTGCATGTCGTCTTCACGGAAATATCGAGCTCGCAGAGGAAGTGGCAGAGTTCCTGTTTCAGTTAGAGCCTGGGAACAGTGGTCGGTATGTCATGCTGTCAAACATCTATGCTGCGGCAGGACAGTGGGATGATGCACGTCGAGTCAGGGGACTCATGAAGGAGAAGGGCCTTAGAAAGGATCAGGCTTACAGTTGGATCGAAGTGCGGAGTGCAAAGCATGTATTCGTTGCTGAGGACATGTCTCATTGCGAGGCAGATGAGATATATGAGATGTTGGGAAAGCTTCTCGACCATATGCGCATAGCAGGGGATCCTACCGAACACCAGCTTGACTTGTGTTGA
- the LOC112902951 gene encoding NAC domain-containing protein 104-like — MGGATDLPPGFHFFPSDEDLVVHFLRRKAANLPCRPDIIPTVLLQHYNPWELNGTALQAGNQWYFFSHAAQSRISPNGYWNPIGADETVTSSGCIVGLKKTLIFCTGEPSKGFKTNWIMHEYHLQDGGYNVSGSSTSSSSSSSRKSQRKRVHSSTESNNWVICRVFESSCGSQVSFHDEGTELSCLDEVFLSLDDYDEVSLPNN, encoded by the exons ATGGGAGGAGCTACTGACCTACCTCCAGGTTTCCACTTCTTCCCCTCAGATGAAGATCTTGTCGTCCATTTCCTCCGGCGCAAAGCGGCAAACCTCCCATGCCGCCCTGACATCATCCCAACAGTTCTTCTGCAACACTACAACCCGTGGGAACTGAATG GCACTGCACTGCAAGCTGGAAACCAGTGGTATTTCTTCAGCCATGCAGCACAGAGCAGGATCTCACCGAATGGGTACTGGAACCCTATTGGTGCTGATGAAACAGTGACAAGCAGTGGCTGTATTGTCGGCCTGAAGAAGACACTCATCTTCTGCACCGGCGAACCTTCCAAGGGTTTCAAAACTAACTGGATCATGCATGAGTaccaccttcaagatggaggaTATAATGTCAGCGGCAGCAGCACCTCAAGCAGCTCAAGTTCCAGTAGGAAATCCCAAAGGAAGAGAGTTCACTCAAGCACG GAGTCCAACAactgggtgatatgcagagtgTTCGAGTCGAGTTGCGGTTCGCAAGTGAGCTTCCATGATGAGGGCACGGAGCTTTCATGCTTAGATGAGGTGTTTTTGTCGCTAGATGACTATGATGAAGTGAGTCTGCCAAATAATTAG